The following are from one region of the Acidobacteriota bacterium genome:
- a CDS encoding IPT/TIG domain-containing protein translates to MKKAPRLGFFMVGLLALSAGLGLTFPVLTGQTAGQKASVGVVARQGAPVLSSISPAQTAKGTVPSKIKIKGSGFVSGSIVKFNSTQITAAKFKDASKMVIKGAPSELFQSDVTYKVTVTNPDGKVSNSIDFVVGAGSPTSTATAIEIVDPETLVVNTPNDLTPNTIALTVNVLDQSGNPIPNPPITYRSLNPDIASISATGVITGIAEGAATIELTSGNVVKQVSCAVNQVTSTVSGVFGEADLEIQGSTRRNFASDFQKHTIKAGQTGQALSNFVGKADTPGNNDGSASGVLLNGPLGLAVGQALYVADINNQAIRRLDPQSGNTETLITLADVKRVASVTNWGPRDISVDSNEDLYITDAVNHVIWQADINNKPATLKVLAGTIGQPGSKDGTGTAAQFTTPQRIDLENNVLSVTEDSNLVRQIALPSGEVKSISSTSGRAEDTLVSHRQSQRPKAIAADSAGNLYVVIGERVRVLSITRDQVTIGDLAPPGTFRNPVAVATLEDSVFVLDAERGSIIQVTIGTPTISSISPNPIPAGQVTELTVKGTNFIVPTFITIGRNPFVLARVVSSSELRVTVPPIPFGGEFPFLIHNRGGEALTTITVTGDPPPATVDLSSFPTSRTINAGQSAFYTIGLRTSDDVGPVTLSVDGLPAGAEAQIAPNPTSASESLMRVTTSSRIVPGTYVLTITGKVANGGSGSTTVALNIQTVTTQSVTLTANPTTQTAVRGVAAVYRIAINRINFPDSVELKAALVNSNVTGLNLQLVPQQTTTDSAILTAVALLSVPNGTYTIRITGTATGVTIQPIDVTLVVN, encoded by the coding sequence ATGAAAAAAGCGCCGAGACTGGGATTTTTTATGGTTGGACTGCTCGCTCTCAGTGCAGGTCTGGGGCTGACGTTTCCGGTTCTCACCGGTCAGACGGCTGGCCAGAAAGCAAGTGTCGGAGTGGTTGCCCGCCAGGGAGCGCCGGTTTTGTCATCAATTTCTCCTGCCCAGACCGCAAAAGGGACAGTTCCGAGTAAAATCAAAATAAAGGGCTCAGGGTTTGTTTCCGGTTCGATAGTGAAATTTAACTCAACTCAGATTACCGCCGCCAAATTCAAAGACGCTTCGAAGATGGTCATAAAAGGCGCGCCGAGTGAGCTTTTCCAATCAGATGTAACTTATAAAGTCACGGTGACGAATCCGGATGGGAAGGTCTCAAACAGCATTGATTTTGTCGTGGGTGCCGGATCGCCAACCTCAACCGCCACTGCAATTGAAATCGTTGACCCAGAAACGCTGGTCGTCAACACGCCCAATGATCTCACCCCAAACACGATTGCGCTCACCGTGAATGTGCTTGATCAGAGCGGAAATCCGATTCCAAACCCTCCGATTACGTACCGAAGTTTGAACCCTGATATTGCTTCGATTAGTGCGACTGGAGTGATCACCGGAATTGCCGAAGGTGCGGCAACCATTGAATTAACCTCGGGGAATGTTGTCAAACAAGTTTCCTGTGCCGTCAACCAGGTTACCAGTACCGTTTCCGGCGTTTTTGGCGAGGCTGACCTGGAAATCCAGGGAAGCACCCGACGTAATTTTGCTTCCGATTTCCAAAAACACACCATCAAGGCGGGTCAGACGGGACAGGCTCTCTCAAATTTTGTCGGCAAGGCCGATACCCCGGGAAATAATGATGGCTCGGCATCGGGAGTGTTGTTGAACGGACCGCTTGGACTCGCAGTTGGTCAGGCTTTGTATGTTGCCGATATCAACAATCAGGCCATTCGACGATTGGACCCACAATCGGGAAACACTGAAACCCTGATAACCCTGGCTGATGTCAAACGAGTTGCCAGCGTGACAAACTGGGGACCACGCGATATTTCGGTGGATTCAAATGAAGATCTCTACATTACCGATGCCGTCAACCATGTTATCTGGCAAGCCGATATCAACAACAAACCTGCAACGCTGAAAGTACTGGCCGGAACGATTGGCCAACCGGGTTCAAAAGATGGCACCGGCACCGCCGCACAGTTTACGACTCCACAACGCATTGATCTTGAAAACAATGTGTTAAGTGTGACGGAAGACAGCAATCTGGTGCGACAGATTGCGCTTCCCAGCGGCGAAGTCAAATCAATTTCCTCCACTTCGGGCCGAGCCGAAGATACTTTGGTGAGTCATCGGCAATCTCAACGCCCTAAAGCCATTGCCGCTGATTCAGCCGGAAACTTGTATGTTGTGATCGGAGAACGGGTTCGTGTGTTGAGCATCACTCGTGACCAGGTGACAATTGGAGATTTAGCTCCACCAGGCACTTTTCGCAATCCAGTTGCCGTGGCAACGCTCGAAGATAGCGTGTTTGTGCTTGATGCCGAACGGGGCTCAATTATTCAGGTGACGATTGGAACACCGACCATTTCGAGTATTTCCCCAAACCCCATTCCTGCTGGCCAGGTGACGGAGCTAACTGTGAAGGGAACAAATTTTATTGTCCCGACCTTTATCACAATTGGCAGGAATCCGTTTGTTTTGGCCAGAGTGGTCAGTTCCTCTGAACTACGGGTCACGGTTCCTCCGATCCCGTTTGGCGGTGAATTTCCGTTCTTGATTCACAATCGTGGGGGAGAAGCTCTGACCACCATTACGGTTACTGGTGATCCGCCACCTGCAACCGTTGACCTGTCATCATTTCCAACCAGTCGAACCATCAATGCGGGTCAATCTGCCTTCTACACCATCGGCCTGCGAACGAGTGACGATGTCGGTCCGGTGACCCTGTCAGTTGACGGGCTACCTGCTGGGGCTGAAGCGCAAATTGCCCCCAACCCCACCTCAGCAAGTGAAAGCCTGATGCGGGTTACCACTTCAAGTCGAATTGTGCCAGGAACGTATGTTCTGACCATCACTGGGAAAGTCGCCAATGGCGGAAGCGGATCAACCACCGTCGCGCTCAATATCCAAACCGTCACGACTCAATCCGTGACTCTGACTGCCAATCCAACCACTCAAACTGCGGTCAGAGGTGTCGCCGCTGTCTATCGAATTGCCATCAATCGGATCAATTTTCCTGATTCAGTTGAACTAAAAGCCGCTCTGGTCAACAGCAATGTGACCGGGTTGAATTTGCAACTGGTGCCTCAGCAAACCACAACTGATTCCGCGATCTTAACGGCGGTCGCTTTGTTGAGCGTTCCCAATGGAACCTACACGATTCGAATTACAGGAACGGCCACTGGAGTGACCATCCAGCCGATTGATGTGACGCTGGTGGTGAATTGA
- a CDS encoding amino acid adenylation domain-containing protein has translation MAFEELPSTQIEDIYPLSPLQQGMLFHSLLTPGAGLYIEQMACTIKGTLDAVAFERAWHILVERHSILRTAFVWEGLDEPLQVVQLDVKVPFEFHDWRNLTQTDQEAQFDEFLTQQRTQGFELTQAPLMSLALIQCGESEFQFIWCHHHLLLDGWGVPIVLREVFAAYEAIRQNRVPTLPPVRPYRDYIGWLKEQSVEQAEQYWRQYLQGFSAPTYLSAFQDTNNTASQPARYEFNLDEATSEQLAMLAREHQITLNTLVLGAWTKLMSVHTTAEDVVFGVTVSGRPPELAGSDAMLGLFINTLPLRATVPADVPVMEWLAKLQVQQAEMRQFESTPLVHIQGWSEIPPGTALFDTLFIFENYPSPPNLTTGQERPTTISLEKVKARGTTNYPLTFVAAPGRELHFLAVYDEAIFPGEFVSGLVGQMIALLENLTQSPDQTLNHWSPLSEAERHKILVEWNPTSRPFPDEKCIHHLFEQQVRKTPEAVAVVFQDQSVTYRELNYRADQLAFYLQLLGVKPETLVGLCVNRSIEMLVGMLGILKAGGAFVPLDPSYPKERLAFMLADSQVPVLVTQSVLLSRLPRYGSQVVYLDQPLPTLSHRPFPVEATSHHLAYVIYTSGSTGTPKGTLLQHQGLCNLALAQIQDMGFAPGSRVVQFSSLSFDASVFEIFATLVGGSTLYLGTRVDLMPGAELAQFLTHHQINVATLPPSAAAALPEGEYPALRTLITAGESCTAELVQKWTRPGRRFINAYGPTEATVCATFTDCEPTDHHPTIGRPVANIQIFLLDQHGQPVPVDVPGELWIGGVSLARGYLNQPELTAERFKPGFRVEKPGFRVEKPEFRVEKPGFRVQGSGFRDSDSDTLGQTTASESANLGQDLKVPLTHGSTLSKPRTPNPEPRTLYKTGDLARYRADGQIEFLGRIDDQVKLRGHRIELGEIEAVLNHHPLVKESVVVARDDAQTGKQLTAYVVLNQPARPSTGSLSLGFQPGISTQQQVEIADFLRHRLPEFMVPTVFVVLEALPISPSGKIDRRALPAPERILRADDQESQAVPQTPVEEMVADLWSQVLHLPTVHRHSNFFALGGHSLLATQLASRLRETFQLDLPLSLIFEAPTVAQQASWITRQQLQGASGGSAASAPPPPLVAVSREHPLPLSFSQLRTWFMEQLEPSEPLAGGVRLHGKLDLAVLERCFVEIIERHEVLRTSFETVNGQPIQVIHRTLRFQIEVINVQDASSPEERRARIEEFLAREGRKPFQLTTGPLLRVALIQLAPESWILFFAVHHIISDGWSLEIFGRELAVLYRAFSKGEPSPLRPLPIQYADFAVWQRNWLQGDVLKAHLKYWKDQLTGAPAVLELPTDSPRPEVWAYRGMRESHTFSRTSTEKLKALSHANGVTPFMTLFAAYNVLLSRLSGQEDLLVGIPVTNRNHLEVEKLIGFFVNTLVLRTKLTHRPTFADLLSQTRTTALGAFAHQDLPFEKLIEELQPERDLRRTPLLQVMFSFESALRHPRRPETPTEAETLRMSPLEINLAIDRGTSNLDLTVFFRETADGITSTWEYNRELFESTTIQRFAQILEIILETVTTNPDIPITEIPLLSEAEFKQVTIDWNATHTDFPLNVPVHILFEQQVKRTPFATAVTFQGKAVSYRELNQRATQVASHLASLGVGIESLVGLCLDRSFEMVVGMLGILKAGAAYVPLDPAYPKERLSWMIQDAGLKSILTTTQMRDRLPDQIPTVIALDSQFFPPSVFFQSPTPDPENLAYVIYTSGSTGLPKGVLIPHRGLTNLALAQIKAFGITGKSRVLQFASLSFDASVSEVFTTLLAGATLVLASKEDLRPGPELIDLLHREHISTVTLPPSVLAVLPDAELPHLHTLVTAGEACSVDIVHRWGRNRRFLNAYGPTETSVCATIHHCTPTNRKPPIGRPIDNVQVYVLDHAQQPLPAGIPGEICIGGVGVARGYLNRPGLTEERFQSGFRVQGSGLKIPELEGSDQAHGKEAQDLLNLSKGSPQTLNPEPRTLVLEPRTLSLYRTGDLGRWLEDGTLEFLGRLDNQVKIRGFRIELGEIEAVMQNVQGVVKAVVLADTSSTGEARLVSFVVLDQTIPGDAVMPALTAYLKERLPEYMLPAVITPLDSLPLTVSGKIDQRALLGQSVSRPVQAGNYVAPRTPIEEELVELWSKLLKIEQIGVYDNFFELGGHSLLLTRLASQIREQFGVELPLRILFDAPTIDSMTSAIADYQLSQTDSDEAAELLAEIQHLSPEEIRALLEDE, from the coding sequence ATGGCATTTGAAGAACTTCCATCCACGCAAATTGAAGATATTTACCCACTGTCTCCTTTGCAGCAGGGGATGTTGTTTCACTCACTGCTCACCCCCGGCGCGGGTCTGTATATCGAGCAAATGGCCTGTACCATCAAGGGGACCCTTGATGCAGTCGCTTTTGAGCGAGCCTGGCACATCCTGGTTGAGCGCCATTCGATTTTGCGAACGGCCTTTGTTTGGGAGGGATTGGACGAACCATTACAGGTGGTTCAATTGGATGTCAAAGTCCCATTTGAGTTTCACGACTGGCGGAATCTGACCCAAACCGATCAAGAAGCACAATTTGATGAATTCCTTACCCAACAACGAACACAGGGGTTTGAACTGACGCAGGCGCCGTTGATGTCCCTGGCATTGATCCAGTGCGGCGAGTCAGAATTTCAATTCATCTGGTGCCACCACCATTTGCTCCTTGATGGATGGGGAGTGCCCATCGTGTTGCGCGAGGTATTTGCCGCCTATGAAGCCATCCGGCAGAATCGGGTGCCAACCCTGCCTCCGGTGCGTCCCTATCGAGATTATATTGGCTGGTTGAAAGAACAGTCAGTCGAGCAGGCTGAACAGTATTGGAGACAGTACCTCCAGGGATTTTCAGCCCCGACGTATTTGAGTGCCTTTCAAGACACGAACAACACCGCCTCCCAGCCTGCGCGGTACGAGTTCAACCTGGATGAAGCCACCAGCGAGCAACTGGCAATGCTGGCACGGGAACACCAAATCACACTCAACACCCTGGTTTTGGGCGCCTGGACCAAATTGATGAGTGTCCACACCACGGCTGAAGATGTGGTGTTTGGCGTCACAGTTTCAGGCCGCCCTCCCGAACTGGCTGGATCTGATGCGATGCTTGGCTTGTTTATCAACACCTTGCCACTCCGGGCGACGGTTCCTGCAGACGTACCTGTCATGGAGTGGCTGGCCAAACTCCAGGTTCAACAGGCTGAAATGCGACAGTTTGAATCCACTCCCCTGGTGCACATTCAGGGATGGAGCGAAATTCCACCTGGAACGGCCCTGTTTGACACACTTTTTATTTTTGAAAACTACCCTTCACCGCCAAACCTGACAACCGGCCAGGAACGCCCCACCACCATCTCCCTTGAAAAAGTAAAGGCGCGTGGCACCACCAATTATCCACTAACCTTTGTGGCGGCGCCGGGGAGAGAACTTCATTTTCTGGCGGTGTATGATGAAGCCATTTTTCCAGGTGAGTTTGTTTCCGGTCTGGTCGGACAAATGATCGCCCTGCTTGAAAATCTGACTCAATCACCAGATCAAACCCTCAACCACTGGTCACCCTTATCCGAAGCTGAACGACATAAAATCCTGGTTGAATGGAACCCGACGTCCCGTCCATTCCCTGATGAAAAGTGCATCCATCACCTGTTTGAGCAACAGGTTCGGAAAACACCAGAGGCGGTGGCGGTTGTCTTCCAGGACCAGTCCGTTACCTATCGCGAACTCAATTACCGGGCTGATCAACTTGCGTTCTACCTGCAATTGCTTGGCGTCAAACCAGAAACCCTGGTCGGTCTGTGTGTGAACCGATCAATTGAAATGCTGGTGGGAATGCTCGGTATCTTGAAAGCCGGAGGCGCTTTTGTTCCGCTTGATCCGTCATATCCAAAAGAACGGCTGGCATTTATGCTTGCGGATTCACAGGTTCCGGTCCTTGTGACCCAATCTGTTCTGTTGTCCCGCCTTCCCCGGTACGGAAGCCAGGTGGTTTACCTGGACCAGCCATTGCCCACGCTTTCACACCGGCCTTTTCCAGTTGAAGCCACCTCCCACCATCTGGCTTATGTGATTTATACCTCGGGGTCAACTGGCACGCCCAAAGGCACGCTGCTTCAACATCAAGGGTTGTGCAATCTGGCACTGGCTCAAATCCAGGACATGGGGTTTGCCCCTGGTTCACGGGTGGTCCAATTTTCGTCTTTGAGTTTTGATGCCTCAGTGTTCGAGATTTTTGCGACGCTGGTGGGCGGCTCAACGCTGTATCTGGGGACTCGGGTTGACTTGATGCCAGGAGCGGAACTGGCTCAGTTCCTCACGCATCACCAAATCAATGTCGCCACCTTACCACCGTCAGCCGCTGCCGCTTTGCCGGAGGGCGAATACCCGGCGCTCCGCACTCTGATTACTGCTGGTGAATCCTGCACCGCAGAACTGGTTCAAAAGTGGACCCGTCCAGGTCGGAGATTCATCAATGCCTATGGTCCGACTGAGGCCACTGTTTGCGCCACATTTACCGATTGCGAACCAACTGACCATCACCCAACCATTGGCCGTCCGGTGGCCAACATCCAAATTTTCCTGCTTGATCAACACGGGCAGCCGGTCCCGGTTGATGTTCCTGGCGAACTCTGGATTGGTGGAGTCAGCCTGGCACGTGGGTATCTCAATCAACCAGAATTGACAGCGGAGCGGTTTAAACCAGGGTTCAGGGTTGAGAAACCAGGGTTCAGGGTTGAGAAACCAGAGTTCAGGGTTGAGAAACCAGGGTTCAGGGTTCAGGGTTCAGGGTTCAGGGATTCAGACTCTGACACGTTGGGACAAACGACAGCCTCAGAATCAGCAAATTTAGGACAGGATTTGAAAGTACCGCTGACCCATGGCAGCACACTTTCTAAACCCCGAACCCCGAACCCTGAACCCCGAACCCTGTACAAAACCGGTGACCTCGCCCGCTATCGGGCCGACGGGCAGATTGAATTTCTTGGGCGCATTGACGATCAGGTGAAACTTCGTGGGCATCGAATCGAGCTTGGAGAAATCGAAGCCGTCCTCAATCATCATCCACTGGTCAAGGAATCGGTTGTGGTGGCTCGCGATGATGCCCAAACTGGTAAACAACTGACGGCTTATGTCGTGCTCAACCAGCCAGCCAGACCATCCACGGGATCGCTTTCCCTGGGATTTCAACCTGGGATTTCAACCCAGCAACAGGTTGAAATAGCAGATTTTTTGAGGCACCGGTTGCCTGAGTTTATGGTGCCGACAGTATTTGTGGTCCTTGAAGCGCTGCCGATTTCACCAAGCGGAAAGATTGATCGTCGGGCCCTCCCCGCGCCAGAGCGAATTCTTCGAGCCGACGATCAGGAATCCCAGGCGGTCCCGCAGACCCCAGTTGAGGAAATGGTGGCTGATCTCTGGTCTCAAGTCCTGCATCTGCCCACGGTTCACCGCCATTCCAATTTTTTTGCTCTGGGCGGTCATTCGCTGCTTGCAACTCAACTGGCATCCCGACTCCGCGAAACATTTCAACTTGATCTGCCGCTGAGCCTGATCTTTGAAGCTCCAACCGTGGCGCAACAGGCAAGCTGGATTACCCGTCAACAACTTCAGGGAGCTTCTGGCGGATCCGCAGCCAGTGCCCCGCCGCCGCCACTGGTGGCTGTATCCAGGGAACATCCGTTACCGCTTTCATTTTCGCAGCTTCGCACCTGGTTTATGGAACAGCTTGAACCCAGCGAACCGCTGGCGGGCGGGGTTCGACTGCATGGCAAGCTGGACCTCGCGGTTCTGGAACGGTGTTTTGTGGAAATTATTGAGCGCCATGAAGTGCTGCGGACGTCATTTGAAACCGTCAATGGACAGCCAATCCAGGTTATTCATCGAACGCTCCGGTTCCAAATCGAGGTCATCAACGTTCAGGACGCAAGTTCCCCTGAAGAACGCCGTGCTCGAATTGAAGAATTCCTCGCCCGAGAAGGCCGTAAACCCTTTCAATTGACCACGGGGCCGCTCTTGCGAGTGGCACTTATCCAGCTTGCACCGGAATCCTGGATTCTCTTTTTCGCGGTTCATCACATTATTTCCGACGGCTGGTCGCTGGAAATTTTTGGTCGTGAACTGGCGGTCCTCTACCGGGCCTTTTCAAAGGGTGAGCCTTCTCCGTTGCGGCCACTTCCGATTCAGTACGCCGATTTTGCCGTTTGGCAACGGAACTGGCTGCAAGGTGATGTCCTCAAAGCACATTTGAAGTATTGGAAAGACCAGCTCACCGGGGCCCCGGCAGTACTGGAACTGCCGACTGACTCACCACGGCCTGAAGTCTGGGCATATCGGGGAATGCGCGAAAGCCACACGTTTTCAAGGACTTCGACCGAAAAATTAAAAGCCCTCAGCCACGCTAACGGTGTGACGCCGTTTATGACCCTGTTTGCGGCGTACAACGTACTGCTGTCACGCCTGTCAGGCCAGGAAGACCTGCTGGTTGGAATTCCGGTCACCAATCGCAATCACCTTGAAGTTGAAAAACTCATCGGCTTTTTTGTGAACACTCTGGTGTTGCGCACTAAACTGACTCACCGTCCTACCTTTGCCGACCTGCTCAGTCAGACTCGGACCACCGCGCTTGGGGCGTTTGCCCATCAGGACCTTCCTTTTGAAAAACTGATTGAAGAACTCCAACCAGAGCGCGATTTACGCCGCACCCCATTGTTGCAGGTGATGTTTTCATTTGAATCAGCGCTTCGTCATCCACGCCGACCTGAAACTCCGACAGAAGCCGAAACCTTGAGAATGAGCCCGTTGGAAATCAATCTGGCCATTGATCGAGGAACGTCAAACCTGGATTTGACCGTCTTTTTCCGAGAAACGGCGGATGGCATCACATCCACCTGGGAATACAACCGGGAATTGTTTGAAAGCACCACCATTCAACGTTTTGCGCAGATTTTGGAGATTATTCTTGAAACCGTCACAACAAATCCCGATATCCCGATAACCGAAATCCCGTTGTTGTCAGAGGCGGAATTCAAACAAGTCACGATTGACTGGAATGCAACCCACACTGATTTTCCATTGAATGTTCCAGTCCATATCCTGTTTGAACAACAGGTGAAACGCACGCCGTTTGCCACGGCAGTTACTTTCCAGGGAAAAGCTGTATCCTATCGCGAATTAAATCAGCGAGCCACGCAGGTCGCTTCACACCTGGCGTCACTCGGAGTTGGAATTGAATCTCTGGTCGGCTTGTGTCTGGACCGTTCGTTTGAAATGGTGGTGGGGATGCTCGGGATTTTGAAAGCGGGTGCAGCTTACGTTCCGCTTGACCCAGCGTATCCCAAGGAACGGCTGTCCTGGATGATTCAAGATGCCGGGCTCAAATCAATTTTGACCACCACCCAGATGCGTGACCGCCTTCCAGACCAGATTCCGACCGTGATTGCGCTCGACAGTCAGTTTTTCCCACCATCGGTATTTTTCCAATCCCCCACGCCAGATCCGGAAAACCTGGCCTATGTGATTTATACCTCTGGATCAACCGGTTTGCCGAAAGGGGTCTTAATCCCGCATCGTGGCTTGACCAATCTGGCGCTGGCGCAGATCAAAGCGTTTGGCATTACCGGGAAATCACGAGTCCTTCAATTTGCTTCGCTGAGTTTTGACGCTTCGGTCTCTGAAGTGTTTACCACTTTGCTGGCTGGAGCCACGCTGGTTCTGGCGTCAAAAGAAGATCTGCGGCCTGGCCCCGAATTGATTGACCTTCTCCACCGCGAGCATATCTCGACCGTCACGCTGCCGCCTTCGGTACTGGCGGTTTTGCCCGATGCCGAATTGCCACACCTGCACACGCTGGTCACCGCTGGCGAAGCCTGTTCGGTGGATATCGTGCACCGATGGGGACGGAACCGGCGTTTTTTGAACGCCTATGGCCCAACGGAAACATCGGTTTGCGCGACGATCCACCATTGCACACCAACCAATCGAAAACCGCCGATTGGCCGCCCCATTGACAATGTTCAGGTTTATGTCCTTGATCACGCCCAGCAACCGCTCCCGGCGGGTATTCCAGGTGAAATTTGCATTGGCGGGGTGGGGGTTGCCCGTGGCTATCTTAACCGACCCGGACTGACAGAGGAACGGTTTCAATCAGGGTTCAGGGTTCAGGGTTCAGGGTTGAAGATTCCTGAATTAGAAGGATCTGATCAAGCTCATGGCAAAGAAGCTCAAGATTTATTGAATCTCTCAAAAGGGAGTCCCCAAACCCTGAACCCTGAACCCCGAACCCTGGTTTTAGAGCCCCGAACCCTGTCTTTATATCGCACTGGCGACCTTGGTCGCTGGCTTGAAGACGGCACGCTGGAGTTTCTCGGGCGACTCGACAATCAGGTGAAAATCCGTGGCTTCCGCATTGAATTAGGTGAAATCGAAGCCGTGATGCAGAACGTGCAAGGTGTGGTGAAAGCAGTCGTTCTGGCCGATACGTCTTCGACTGGCGAAGCACGCCTGGTGTCGTTTGTCGTGCTTGATCAAACCATACCTGGTGATGCCGTCATGCCCGCGCTAACGGCCTATTTAAAAGAGCGGTTACCGGAATACATGCTCCCGGCGGTGATTACTCCGCTCGATAGCCTGCCGCTCACCGTCAGCGGCAAGATTGACCAGCGCGCGCTCCTCGGTCAAAGCGTCTCGCGTCCAGTCCAGGCCGGGAACTATGTTGCCCCACGGACTCCGATTGAGGAAGAACTGGTCGAACTCTGGAGCAAACTCCTCAAAATCGAGCAAATCGGCGTGTATGACAATTTCTTTGAACTGGGTGGGCATTCGTTGCTTCTGACCCGGCTCGCCTCTCAAATCCGCGAACAGTTTGGGGTTGAACTCCCGCTTCGAATCCTGTTTGACGCCCCAACCATTGATAGCATGACTTCAGCCATCGCCGACTATCAGCTTTCCCAAACTGATAGTGACGAAGCGGCTGAACTCCTGGCCGAAATCCAGCACCTTTCACCCGAGGAAATCCGCGCTCTGCTTGAAGATGAGTAG